A region from the Thermogemmatispora onikobensis genome encodes:
- a CDS encoding helix-turn-helix domain-containing protein gives MCEGLMTAKEAADYMRVSVRTIRDWVKKGLIPVVPVGAQEYRFTKKDLDHYIETQRQIWQPRSRRSRGPKEKGNDSTREKQDA, from the coding sequence ATGTGCGAAGGGTTAATGACTGCAAAAGAGGCTGCCGATTACATGCGTGTGAGTGTGCGCACCATCCGCGATTGGGTAAAGAAGGGCCTTATTCCTGTGGTGCCTGTAGGCGCCCAAGAGTATCGCTTTACGAAGAAAGACCTGGATCACTACATTGAGACACAGCGGCAGATTTGGCAACCGCGTAGCCGTCGCAGCAGAGGCCCGAAGGAAAAAGGCAACGACAGCACTCGCGAGAAACAAGATGCTTGA